In Pedobacter sp. W3I1, one DNA window encodes the following:
- a CDS encoding cupin domain-containing protein — MKKLIPIITVFAAVFISINARAQNSDTTKYILQNDVEVAKEEPGTHNGGGKTIGFNFFSEAKSLKTAFRKRILKSGSSIGYHLQKEDEIYYVISGNGTMQMNGKTFAVKPGDAILTRPGSSHGIAPNAGNDLTILIVYEKK, encoded by the coding sequence ATGAAGAAATTAATTCCAATTATAACCGTTTTTGCTGCAGTTTTTATTTCCATTAATGCACGTGCCCAAAATAGCGATACAACTAAATATATCCTTCAAAACGATGTTGAAGTAGCTAAAGAAGAGCCAGGAACACATAACGGCGGTGGTAAAACCATCGGCTTTAACTTTTTTAGTGAGGCGAAAAGCCTGAAAACAGCATTCCGTAAAAGGATTTTAAAATCAGGATCCTCCATCGGTTACCATTTGCAAAAAGAGGATGAAATTTATTATGTGATTAGTGGTAATGGCACCATGCAGATGAACGGAAAAACTTTTGCTGTTAAACCTGGTGATGCCATTTTAACGCGCCCGGGCAGCTCGCATGGTATTGCCCCGAATGCGGGTAACGACTTAACCATTTTGATTGTTTACGAAAAGAAATGA
- the sucD gene encoding succinate--CoA ligase subunit alpha, which yields MSVLVNKDSKVIVQGFTGNEGTYHAEQMLAYGTNVVGGVTPGKGGQLHLEKPVFNTVKDAVDKTGANVSIIFVPPAFAADAIMEAAEGGIKVIVCITEGIPTKDMIQVKEYIADRDVTLIGPNCPGVITADEAKIGIMPGFIFKKGHVGVVSKSGTLTYEAVDQVVKAGLGITTAIGIGGDPIIGTPTVEAVKLLMNDPDTHGIIMIGEIGGGMEAEAARWIKEHGTKPVVGFIAGQTAPPGRRMGHAGAIVGGADDTAAAKMKIMRECGIRVVESPAEIGAAMAEELAK from the coding sequence ATGAGCGTTTTAGTAAATAAAGATTCTAAGGTTATCGTTCAGGGTTTTACCGGAAACGAAGGAACTTACCACGCTGAGCAGATGCTGGCCTATGGTACAAACGTAGTTGGTGGTGTAACGCCTGGCAAAGGTGGGCAATTGCATTTAGAAAAGCCTGTTTTTAATACTGTTAAAGATGCCGTTGATAAAACGGGTGCAAATGTATCTATCATTTTTGTGCCACCAGCTTTTGCTGCTGATGCAATTATGGAAGCTGCCGAAGGTGGTATTAAAGTTATTGTTTGTATTACTGAAGGTATCCCAACTAAGGATATGATTCAGGTTAAAGAATATATTGCTGATCGTGATGTTACGCTTATAGGCCCTAACTGCCCAGGTGTAATTACTGCTGACGAAGCGAAAATTGGTATCATGCCAGGATTTATCTTCAAAAAAGGTCATGTAGGTGTGGTTTCTAAATCAGGAACTTTAACTTACGAAGCGGTAGACCAAGTGGTTAAAGCTGGTTTAGGTATTACAACGGCTATCGGTATCGGTGGTGATCCAATTATCGGAACACCAACTGTAGAGGCTGTTAAATTATTAATGAACGATCCTGACACTCACGGTATCATCATGATTGGTGAAATTGGTGGTGGAATGGAAGCTGAAGCTGCCCGTTGGATTAAAGAACACGGTACTAAACCTGTTGTTGGTTTCATCGCTGGTCAAACTGCGCCTCCGGGACGTAGAATGGGCCACGCTGGTGCTATTGTTGGTGGTGCTGATGATACTGCTGCTGCAAAAATGAAAATCATGCGTGAGTGTGGTATCCGTGTAGTAGAAAGTCCTGCTGAAATCGGTGCTGCAATGGCAGAAGAATTAGCAAAATAA
- a CDS encoding methionine-R-sulfoxide reductase: protein MKTMLNKLFLLSAVVLITGLSACAQKQDKKEIKQSKETEQIIPKKKMNWNPLTPEEERVIVNKGTEYPGTGKYEHTTDKGTYTCKRCNAALYRSESKFDAHCGWPAFDDEIKGAVKRIPDADGSRTEIVCANCGAHLGHVFLGEGFTNKDTRHCVNSISMNFVPDKK from the coding sequence ATGAAAACGATGTTAAATAAACTATTTTTGCTTTCTGCTGTTGTTTTAATAACAGGCCTTTCTGCTTGTGCACAAAAGCAAGATAAGAAAGAGATAAAACAATCAAAGGAAACAGAACAAATCATACCAAAGAAGAAAATGAACTGGAATCCATTAACACCCGAAGAAGAAAGAGTAATTGTAAATAAAGGTACAGAATATCCTGGCACAGGTAAATATGAACATACAACGGATAAAGGAACTTATACCTGTAAACGTTGTAATGCAGCCTTATACCGTTCAGAGAGTAAGTTCGATGCACATTGTGGCTGGCCTGCTTTCGACGACGAAATTAAAGGTGCTGTAAAGCGTATTCCTGATGCCGATGGTTCCCGTACAGAAATTGTTTGTGCCAACTGCGGTGCACATTTAGGTCACGTATTTTTGGGCGAAGGATTTACCAATAAAGACACCCGTCATTGTGTAAATTCAATCTCAATGAATTTCGTGCCCGATAAAAAATAA
- a CDS encoding septal ring lytic transglycosylase RlpA family protein, which yields MKYLLLLSFCFLFLQGKAQNSDSSNEPDSIKRTVLATYYHRKFEGRRTTSGAKYRAKKLTAAHRTLPFGTMVTVTNPDNGKSVVVKVNDRGPFSKRLAIDLSERAAKQIGIFSKGIAKVSLSYMVE from the coding sequence ATGAAGTATCTTCTGTTATTAAGTTTTTGTTTCCTGTTTTTACAAGGTAAAGCACAAAATTCTGATTCATCAAATGAACCGGATAGCATCAAAAGAACAGTTCTCGCCACTTATTACCACAGAAAATTCGAGGGCCGCCGAACCACCAGCGGCGCTAAATACCGGGCAAAAAAACTAACGGCTGCCCACCGTACCCTGCCATTCGGCACTATGGTTACAGTAACCAATCCAGATAACGGAAAATCGGTAGTAGTGAAGGTAAATGACCGTGGTCCTTTCTCTAAAAGATTGGCTATAGATTTGTCCGAACGTGCTGCAAAACAGATCGGTATCTTCAGTAAAGGCATAGCTAAAGTAAGCCTCAGTTATATGGTTGAGTAA
- a CDS encoding ribonucleoside-diphosphate reductase small subunit, producing the protein MEQELLLQENKDRFVLLPIKYPAIWEMYKKTEASFWTAEEIDLSDDQKHWDNLNDGERHFISHILAFFSASDGIVNENLAVNFMSEVQLPEARCFYGFQIMMENIHAETYALLIDTYIKDPEEKDRLFHAIDTVPAVKRKAEWALRWIENGTFAERLVAFAAVEGIFFSGSFCSIFWLKKRGLMPGLTFSNELISRDEGSHCEFACLLYSMLSNRLSEEAVHGIISDAVEIEKEFITDALPVALIGMNAKLMSQYIEFVADRWLQELGYKKIYNATNPFDFMEMISLQGKTNFFEKRVGDYQKSGVLTSADNNKQAFSLDEDF; encoded by the coding sequence ATGGAACAGGAATTATTACTACAAGAAAACAAAGACAGATTTGTGCTTTTGCCGATTAAGTACCCGGCAATTTGGGAAATGTATAAAAAGACCGAAGCTAGTTTTTGGACTGCAGAAGAGATTGATCTTTCTGACGACCAGAAACACTGGGACAATTTAAATGATGGCGAAAGACATTTCATTTCTCACATCCTTGCTTTCTTTTCTGCTAGTGATGGTATCGTGAACGAAAATCTTGCAGTAAACTTCATGAGTGAGGTTCAATTGCCAGAAGCGCGTTGTTTTTATGGTTTCCAGATTATGATGGAAAACATCCATGCCGAAACCTACGCCCTGTTAATCGATACTTATATTAAGGATCCTGAAGAAAAAGACCGTTTGTTCCACGCTATTGATACTGTTCCTGCAGTAAAAAGAAAAGCAGAATGGGCTTTACGATGGATCGAAAACGGCACTTTTGCAGAACGTTTAGTGGCATTTGCTGCGGTTGAAGGTATTTTCTTCAGCGGAAGTTTCTGCTCTATTTTCTGGTTAAAAAAACGTGGCTTAATGCCAGGATTAACTTTCAGTAACGAGCTGATATCGAGAGACGAAGGCTCACACTGCGAATTTGCTTGTTTATTGTACAGCATGTTGAGCAATAGATTGAGCGAAGAAGCAGTTCATGGTATCATTAGTGATGCTGTAGAAATTGAAAAAGAATTTATTACTGATGCCTTACCAGTTGCGCTAATTGGTATGAATGCAAAATTAATGAGTCAGTACATCGAGTTCGTAGCCGATAGATGGTTGCAAGAGCTGGGTTACAAAAAAATCTACAATGCAACCAATCCATTCGATTTTATGGAAATGATTTCATTGCAGGGTAAAACCAACTTCTTCGAGAAACGTGTTGGCGATTATCAGAAAAGCGGTGTATTAACCTCTGCTGATAATAACAAACAGGCGTTTTCTTTAGATGAAGACTTTTAA